A segment of the Fusarium musae strain F31 chromosome 2, whole genome shotgun sequence genome:
ATGCCATTGACGTTACCTACGAATCCGAGGGCTTCATTGAGAAGAACCGAGATACCGTCCCTGACGAGCACATGGCTGTCCTGCGTGCCACAAGTAACGAGTTCTTGAAGACTGTTCTTGACGCTGCCTCAGCTGTACGAGAAAAGGATGccgcctcatcaagctccagCTCCGTTAAGCCCGCCGCTGGTAGGAAGATCGGCGTAGCTGTCAACAGAAAGCCCACTTTGGGAGGCATTTTCCGATCTTCGCTCATCGAGCTTATGAGCACTATCAACAATACTGATGTCCACTACATCCGATGTATCAAGCCTaatgaggccaaggaggcATGGAAGTTTGAGGGACCCATGGTTCTTAGCCAGCTTCGTGCTTGTGGTGTCCTCGAGACGGTTCGCATTAGTTGTGCTGGTTACCCTACTCGTTGGACATATGAGGAGTTTGCCCTTCGTTACTACATGCTTGTGAAGTCTGATCAGTGGACTTCAGAAATTCGCGAGATGGCCGATGCTATCCTTAAGAAGGCTCTTGGAACAAGTAGCAGCAAGGGTATGGACAAGTATCAGCTTGGTCTCACCAAGATTTTCTTCCGAGCTGGTATGCTTGCTTTCCTGGAGAATCTCCGCACAACTCGACTCAACGACTGTGCCATCATGATCCAGAAGAACTTGAGAGCCAAATACTACCGACGACGCTATCTTGACGCGCGCGAGGCCATTGTTATGACTCAGTCTGCTATCAGGTCATGGAAGGCCAGGAAACAGGTCCAGGAGCTTCGCACTATCAGGGCTGCCACTACCATCCAGCGAGTCTGGAAGGGATCTAAGCAACGCAAGGCCTATCAACAAATCCGGAAAGATATGGTTCTCTTCGAGTCTGCCGCCAAGGGATATCTTCGACGAAAGAACATTATGGAGGAACGCCTCGGCAATGCTGCCCTCAAGATCCAGCGTTCTTGGAGATCACGAAGGCAATTGCGAGCCTGGAGACAATACCGCAACAAGGTTGTCCTCATCCAGAGCTTGTGGCGCGGAAGAAGTGCTCGAAAGGACTATAAGAAGATTCGTGAGGAGGCTCGTGACTTGAAGCAGATTTCTTACAAGCTCGAAAACAAGGTCGTTGAATTGACACAGTCTTTGGGCTcaatgaaggagaagaacaagggtcTGGCTTCGCAAGTGGAAAACTACGAAGGACAGATCAAATCGTGGAAGAAGCGACACAACGACCTCGAGGCGCGAACCAAGGAGCTCCAGACAGAAGCCAACCAAGCAGGTATTGCGGTCGCTCGCCTACAAGCTATGGAAgacgagatgaagaagctccagATTGCCTTCGACGAGTCAACGGCCAACATCAAGAGGatgcaagaggaagagagagaactCAGGGAATCTTTGCGAGCCACAAATTCAGAGTTGGAGACAGCCAGAAGGTCAAGCACGCAACACGAGAAGGACAACATGAGTCTCAGACAGGAGTTGGAGTCTCTGCGGGATGCCCTCGAGCTGGCTCGAAGGAATGCCCCCATCAACGGAGAGCTTGCCAACGGTACCACgcctgcagctgcagcaccTTCAggtctcatcaacctcgtctCGTCCAAGAAGCCTAAGCGTCGGAGTGCCGGTGCGGAACCACGGGAGCTTGATCGCTTTAGCGGTACTTATAACCCTCGGCCGGTTTCCATGGCTGTTACTGGCACGGCGCATCGTCAGAACCTTTCTGGCTCGACCTTCCTACCTGGCGTTGATAATATCGAGATGGAACTTGAGACGCTTCTTGCGGACGAGGATGGCCTCAATGAGGAGGTAACAATGGGATTGATCCGAAACCTCAAGATCCCCTCACCCAGCAGCACCCCTCCTCCTTCGGACAAGGAGGTGCTCTTCCCTTCATATCTCATCAACTTGGTTACATCAGAGATGTGGAACAATGGCTTTGTGAAGGAGTCGGAACGTTTCTTGGCCAACGTTATGCAGTCCATCCAACAGGAGGTGATGCAGCACGACGGCGACGAGGCCATCAACCCCGGCGCCTTCTGGCTGTCAAACGTCCACGAGATGTTGTCGTTTGTATTCCTCGCCGAGGACTGGTATGAGGCTCAGAAGTCGGACAATTATGAGTACGATCGTCTTCTGGAGATCGTCAAGCACGATCTTGAGAGCTTGGAGTTTAACATCTACCACACTTGGATGaaggtgttgaagaagaagttgcaTAAGATGATTATTCCCGCCATCATCGAGTCCCAGTCTCTCCCTGGTTTTGTTACCAACGAAAGCAGCCGATTCCTGGGCAAGCTCCTGCAGTCGAACTCAACCCCCGCTTACAGCATGGACAACCTGCTCAGCTTGCTGAACAGCGTCTTCCGTGCCATGAAGGCCTACTACCTGGAGGATTCCATTATTACACAGACCATCACTGAGCTTCTGCGGTTGGTGGGTGTGACAGCGTTCAATGACTTGCTCATGCGACGAAACTTCCTCTCATGGAAGCGTGGCCTTCAGATCAACTACAACATCACCCGTATCGAGGAGTGGTGCAAGAGCCACGACATGCCCGAGGGTACGCTCCAGCTAGAGCATCTGATGGTAAGTTTTACGTACTCGCGATGTCAAAGACAACACTAACAACTCTATAGCAAGCAaccaagcttcttcaactcaagAAGGCCACCCTGAATGACATAGAAATCATTCAGGACATCTGCTGGATGTAAGTAGTGATGTCCATCTGGTCTAACTCGCATACTAATTATTGTAGGCTATCGCCAAACCAGATCCAGAAGCTGCTCAACCAATACTTGGTTGCCGATTACGAGCAGCCTATCAATGGCGAGATCATGAAGGCTGTTGCCTCGCGCGTGACGGAGAAGAGCGATGTTCTTCTCCTACAAGCCGTCGATATGGACGACAGTGGTCCTTACGAGATTGCCGAGCCTCGAGTCATTACCGCACTCGAGACTTATACTCCTTCTTGTAAGTAACATGAACGAACTACCACAGGTATTGTAAGCTGACTTTATCTCAGGGCTCCAGACTCCTCGTCTCAAGAGGCTAGCCGAGATCGTGTCGGCACAAGCCATTGCACAGCAAGAGAAGTTCGACTATACTGATGGCGAAGATTACGAAGACGGGCAGCCACAACATCATGAGCTGGCCGGCGTTGATGAGGTGGAAACAGAGTCGTAGGGGATAATGATAAGGCATTTCGAACGCACACAAGGGATAGAAGCCGCATTTCCAGGGTGTTTGATGTCGAATTTTCTAATGGCGGCGTGTAACTGAAAACAGATCTGAGGGGAGAAGGGTATTCTCCTTGAATCTGGACGGCATCATGTATACTGAGCGAGAACATATTTCACCTCTCCGCAAGCCGGTGAGGAAGGATATTTATACTCGACTCTATTTTGTAAGATGAGATACGGCTGTATTGGAGAGTCCGAGAGATGAGAGTACGAAGCGATATCGTGGTTATTTATTCACTACTTAAGTGCCATTGGAGATATTATCATCTGTGACTGTTGGTTTATGGTGATGCAATTATCGAATCTGTCGCCTCTTTAGTTGCATGGAATTTTTCTGCATAGCAGCACTCTGAAGGTTACCCAACCTGAAGAACTCATCAATCTCTGCAACCTTGTATAGAAACGACAAAGCAGCCAAAATGACCACACGAAAACTACCTAATATCATCATTACGGGCACTCCCGGTGTCGGAAAGACGACTCATTGTGAGGCTCTCGCGGAGCGAACTGGACTGCGCCATCTTTCAGTGAACCAAGTTGTGAAGGACAAGGAATGCCATGAGGGTTGGAGCGATGAGTTTCACAGCTTTATTGTGGATGAGGACAAGGTATGAGACTCTCACGTGGTCAGAACTGATTTTGGGGATGAACACAAGTTCTGGAGTAGATGATGAGAATTTGTGCTGATATCATTACAGTTACTAGATGCTATTGAGGACGATGTCAAGGCTGGTGGATGCATTATTGACTGGCACGCCTGTGATCTGTTCCCCAAGAGCTGGATAGATCTGGTTG
Coding sequences within it:
- a CDS encoding hypothetical protein (EggNog:ENOG41~BUSCO:EOG09264XPY), translated to MTTRKLPNIIITGTPGVGKTTHCEALAERTGLRHLSVNQVVKDKECHEGWSDEFHSFIVDEDKLLDAIEDDVKAGGCIIDWHACDLFPKSWIDLVVVLRVDSSTHYDRLITRNYPESKLQENIDSEIMEVLLQEAHEAFDEEIVIELTSNTSDEMDTNVDRIVAWLDQWKKDNDKE
- a CDS encoding hypothetical protein (EggNog:ENOG41); this translates as MASAYEVGTRAWQPDTAEGWVASELINKTVDGSKVKLTFQLENGDTKDIEVTAEALQSGNDPSLPPLMNPTMLEASDDLTNLSHLNEPAVLQAIRLRYLQKEIYTYSGIVLIATNPFARVDSLYVPGMVQVYAGRQRATQAPHLFAIAEEAFMDMVRDKKNQTVVVSGESGAGKTVSAKYIMRYFATRESPDNPGGRSKRGAESMSETEEQILATNPIMEAFGNAKTTRNDNSSRFGKYIEIMFDEHTNIIGAKIRTYLLERSRLVFQPLKERNYHIFYQLVAGASEQQREELNLLPIEEFEYLNQGNCPTIDGVDDKAEFEATKKSLSTIGVTDAQQADIFKLLAGLLHLGNVKITASRNDSVLAPNEPSLERACAILGVKAEEFARWIVKKQLVTRGEKITSNLSQAQAIVVRDSVAKFIYSSLFDWLVDIINHSLAAEEVLNRVVSFIGVLDIYGFEHFAKNSFEQFCINYANEKLQQEFNQHVFKLEQEEYLREEIDWTFIDFSDNQPCIDLIEGRMGILSLLDEESRLPMGSDEQFVTKLHHNFTPDKHKFYKKPRFGKSAFTVCHYAIDVTYESEGFIEKNRDTVPDEHMAVLRATSNEFLKTVLDAASAVREKDAASSSSSSVKPAAGRKIGVAVNRKPTLGGIFRSSLIELMSTINNTDVHYIRCIKPNEAKEAWKFEGPMVLSQLRACGVLETVRISCAGYPTRWTYEEFALRYYMLVKSDQWTSEIREMADAILKKALGTSSSKGMDKYQLGLTKIFFRAGMLAFLENLRTTRLNDCAIMIQKNLRAKYYRRRYLDAREAIVMTQSAIRSWKARKQVQELRTIRAATTIQRVWKGSKQRKAYQQIRKDMVLFESAAKGYLRRKNIMEERLGNAALKIQRSWRSRRQLRAWRQYRNKVVLIQSLWRGRSARKDYKKIREEARDLKQISYKLENKVVELTQSLGSMKEKNKGLASQVENYEGQIKSWKKRHNDLEARTKELQTEANQAGIAVARLQAMEDEMKKLQIAFDESTANIKRMQEEERELRESLRATNSELETARRSSTQHEKDNMSLRQELESLRDALELARRNAPINGELANGTTPAAAAPSGLINLVSSKKPKRRSAGAEPRELDRFSGTYNPRPVSMAVTGTAHRQNLSGSTFLPGVDNIEMELETLLADEDGLNEEVTMGLIRNLKIPSPSSTPPPSDKEVLFPSYLINLVTSEMWNNGFVKESERFLANVMQSIQQEVMQHDGDEAINPGAFWLSNVHEMLSFVFLAEDWYEAQKSDNYEYDRLLEIVKHDLESLEFNIYHTWMKVLKKKLHKMIIPAIIESQSLPGFVTNESSRFLGKLLQSNSTPAYSMDNLLSLLNSVFRAMKAYYLEDSIITQTITELLRLVGVTAFNDLLMRRNFLSWKRGLQINYNITRIEEWCKSHDMPEGTLQLEHLMQATKLLQLKKATLNDIEIIQDICWMLSPNQIQKLLNQYLVADYEQPINGEIMKAVASRVTEKSDVLLLQAVDMDDSGPYEIAEPRVITALETYTPSWLQTPRLKRLAEIVSAQAIAQQEKFDYTDGEDYEDGQPQHHELAGVDEVETES